A genomic region of Jaculus jaculus isolate mJacJac1 chromosome 10, mJacJac1.mat.Y.cur, whole genome shotgun sequence contains the following coding sequences:
- the LOC101600217 gene encoding cytochrome P450 1A1, with protein MLSAHGLSIPLSATELLLAATIFCIVFWAVRASRTKVPKGLKSPPGPWAWPVLGHMLTLGKSPNVALARLSRKYGDVMQIRLGSTPVVVLSGLDTIRQALVRQGDDFKGRPDLYSFTLISNGQSMTFHPDSGPEWAARRRLAQNALKSFSTASDPGSAASCYLEQHVSQEAEYLISKFRELMAEVGHFDAYRYVVVSVANVICAICFGRRYDHDDRELLSIVDLNNEFGEVTASGYPGDFFPVLRYLPNAALDAFKDLNNRFYAFMQKMVKEHYRTFEKGHIRDITDSLIEHCQDKRLDENANVQLSDDKILTIVSDLFGAGFDTVTTAISWSLMYLVTNPGVQSKIQKELDTVVGRERQPRLSDRPQLPYLEAFILETFRHSSFVPFTIPHSTTRDTNLRGFYIPKGRCVFVNQWQINHDQELWGDPCKFRPERFLTPTGSLDKALSEKVIIFGLGKRKCIGETIGRLEVFLFLAILLQQVEFSVLPGKKVDMTPIYGLTVKHNRCEHFQVHMRSSVSQHPKVLSGHH; from the exons ATGCTTTCTGCGCATGGACTCTCCATCCCCCTGTCGGCCACGGAGCTGCTCCTGGCTGCCACTATCTTCTGCATAGTTTTCTGGGCGGTCAGAGCCTCAAGGACAAAGGTCCCCAAGGGTCTGAAGAGTCCCCCGGGGCCCTGGGCGTGGCCGGTGCTTGGACACATGCTGACCCTGGGGAAGAGCCCGAACGTGGCGCTGGCGAGGCTGAGCCGCAAGTACGGGGACGTGATGCAGATCCGCCTGGGCTCCACGCCCGTGGTGGTGCTGAGCGGCCTGGACACCATCCGGCAGGCCCTGGTGCGGCAGGGGGACGACTTCAAGGGGCGCCCCGACCTCTACAGCTTCACCCTGATCTCCAATGGCCAGAGCATGACCTTCCACCCGGACTCGGGGCCCGAGTGGGCGGCCCGCCGGCGCCTGGCGCAGAACGCGCTGAAGAGCTTCTCCACCGCCTCGGACCCGGGCTCGGCCGCCTCCTGCTACCTGGAGCAGCACGTGAGCCAGGAGGCGGAATACCTAATCAGCAAATTCCGGGAGCTGATGGCAGAGGTCGGGCACTTCGATGCCTACAGGTATGTGGTGGTGTCTGTGGCCAACGTCATCTGTGCCATCTGCTTTGGCCGACGCTATGACCATGACGACCGAGAGCTGCTTAGCATCGTGGATCTGAACAATGAGTTTGGCGAGGTTACTGCCTCCGGATACCCGGGTGACTTCTTCCCGGTCCTCCGTTACCTGCCTAACGCCGCCCTGGACGCCTTCAAGGACTTAAATAACAGGTTCTACGCCTTCATGCAGAAGATGGTCAAGGAGCACTACAGAACATTTGAGAAG GGTCACATCCGGGACATCACAGACAGCCTCATTGAGCACTGTCAGGACAAGAGGCTGGATGAGAATGCCAACGTTCAGCTGTCAGATGACAAGATCCTTACCATCGTTTCGGACCTCTTTGGAGCTG GGTTTGACACTGTCACAACTGCCATCTCTTGGAGCCTCATGTATCTGGTGACGAACCCTGGGGTACAGAGCAAGATCCAGAAGGAGCTGG ACACAGTGGTTGGCAGAGAGCGTCAGCCCCGACTTTCTGATAGACCTCAGCTGCCCTACCTGGAAGCCTTCATCCTGGAGACCTTCCGACATTCGTCCTTTGTCCCCTTCACCATTCCCCACAG CACCACAAGAGACACAAATCTGAGAGGCTTTTATATCCCCAAAGGGCGTTGTGTCTTTGTAAACCAATGGCAGATAAACCATGACCA GGAGCTGTGGGGTGACCCATGTAAGTTCCGGCCTGAGCGTTTTCTCACACCCACTGGCTCTCTGGACAAGGCCCTCAGTGAGAAGGTCATCATCTTTGGCTTGGGCAAGCGGAAGTGCATCGGGGAAACCATCGGCCGCTTGGAGGTCTTTCTCTTCCTGGCCATCTTGCTGCAGCAGGTGGAATTTAGTGTGTTACCAGGCAAGAAGGTGGACATGACCCCCATCTATGGGCTGACTGTAAAGCATAACCGCTGTGAGCATTTCCAAGTGCACATGCGTTCTTCTGTGTCTCAGCACCCCAAGGTTCTGTCTGGCCACCACTAG